ctcaacgttcaaaatagcaccgatataggtttaacgtttacaacataatatcaatttaggcttaacgtttacaatatagcatcaatttaggtctcacgtacaaaataacatcaatataggcttaacgtttacaaaatattacgaatttaaacttaacgtttacaaaaatatatacaatttaagctaaacgtaataattaaattaatcatattatattttttccctattaactttatatgttatctttttacttagttttatattcttatttattataatacaattaattagtattctttcTCATTAAGAtcttatttgtttttcatcaaccattccataTATCAATATTGTGGATATTTTGGACAtttaattacttttagtttgcttATATTACATGAAccatggaatttaggagtcatggaatgattgatgaaaaacaaatattgtataaggttttaatgggcaagaatactaattaattgtattataataaataagaaaatagaactaaataaaacgaTAACATAGAaaattaataggaaaagaatataatatggttaatttaattgtgacatttagcttaaattggatatatattgtaaacgttaagcttaaattcatattattttgtaaacgttaagcctatattggtgctattttgtacgtgaggcctaacgtggtgctatattgtaaacgttaagcctaaattgatattatgttgtaaacgttaagcctatattgatgctatttcgaacattgagcctaaattggtacttcccaaaaaccttaggcgtattttggtaccttatccatATTTTTTAGATGTTATCAAATATAAGTGACCACatcaagtaacggtactttgtaaaaaaaaaaaagtaaccatagcgaacacctctaattaattatgttttaactcaatattttagttaaatttctAATTCCATAATATATATTCGATAATAGTAATTAAAGTAGAAGTTAAGTTGATCTGAAAACATGTTCAGATTTTGCAATATGTATATATCCAAATTGATTCAATGGGCTTATCGGTTGATATTATTGTGTCCAACATACGAAATTGAAgaatctttattattattattagtatgtgatatataatattattatggAAGTTGAGTAAATTATTTTGGTGGAACGTATCAAAGATTTTGAAAGAAGATTTACTAACATGGGATAAAAATTGGATCCTTATATACATACATGATCAAACAGATTCTAGCTCAAGTCCCCCAAATATTGGAAACTCTTTTTCTAATTAACCAGCTCCATTATTAAACAATGAAGTCATCTCAAATAACATCCTACATATAATCATTATAGAAATTCTATTGTCTACTTCTCATCtgataaataaattattcaaatctAATTTTGGAAACATGATGAATATTTCAAGAAATTTTTGGTCTAAATTCTGCATGTGGCAAGTCAATTTTATTGTCAGTTTATGTGTTTGAATTCTAGTTAACTAtattctaacaaaaaaaaagtgttcATTAATTAGTATATCTAAGTAAACTAATATGATTGATGGTGTGCATGTGCACCTAATTCATACCAAATAAATTGTTGATTCTCAGTtataactaataaattattgatAGAAAGAATATATTGATATAATTTACCAACTactaatataatttattaatgtaATAGGAAACAATATTCATGAGACATTGCCGGATGGTTATATATAATATTCACAAACAAGGGtcgagttaaaaaaaaaaaaaaagacttttactcaagagtaattttatttttcacctTGCAAAAATATAATGTTTGCAAATTGAACCAATTTCAATCTCCGTGTATGTATGCTCCGTGAGCCAAATTACATACGTGTTTACCAAAGCGTTGTTGTCAGGAGGAAGGTTTTAAGAATTGAGGCGCAAGTTGACACTCTTCCTTCACATGCTCAACTCGAGGGGACATGATAGAATTGTCTCGGCTTAGACTCCTAAGGATTAGGGTTGTGTGATTTTTCTAATCATACTTCTTTTTAGAGATGTAGATATACAGTTACTTGTACTCTGATTGAATATACTTGGTTTATTCAAACACTTACGGTACCTAATCAAATTATGTCAATGCAACTtgatcattttatcaaaacttgattttataaaaaactaaaacataCTATTAAGACGtgcgaaataataataaaatttatttttagatcTTAATTATCAAGTTAAGCTTTTAAATTCAAATGGTTTCTTTGATATTTTATCAGAGTCTCTTAGATTAAACAGTTGAGAGTTCGAATTCTCATCActcatttattaatatacttTCAATACATAGTAGGATGAATCTGTGTtagtataaaagaaaaaaaaaaatcaacgaaGTGATAAAATTTGGTGAAAAGATTAAGATTATTAGAAAGTAAATGAGTGAGTTAAGCTAAGCAAGATCCATCACAGGAAAACAAATGAAACCCACATGATGAAGAATAGAAGTGATATTGTCTAGCAACAAGCTCTATTATCACATATATTTGATTCCTTATGTTTTACAATACAGCACCTACCATGCCCCAACATTTTTATGACATGAATAGTTCCCCATATcctgtatatatattttaatattttagaaAGACTTACGTATAATGGGAAAATAAGACTAATAAGATTAGAAAAGTCACATGGAATAGTTAAGTAAAGAAGGTGTTCCTTCACAACCGAACATATGTTTCCTAACTTAAAGACAttacaattttaaatttttctcatTATCATACACTTTCACTTACAAAAGTACAGCAACCAGGTGAATTAAGGGTacggttattttttttatttgtttgtttgtttcttAATCATCTCTAATACTTAATAATGCAATTCCAGATAGTTGCCATTTGATTTTTATGAAACAAGGTAGACATGGAAACAAAACTAACAGCttttcaattaaataaatatgttcTTTTGGATGAAAACTTAGCTTGGCCTACCTAGTGTCTCTAGCACAACTTTAATTGTTACCCAAGAAACTCATTGTAATTAAACTGTGATGGATAGACCTTTGGTCCTCGGATGCAGCTAGGGGTGTTCATGGATCAATCCAATGgttattggataaaaaaaaactaggaAAGAATCCATGGATTGGTTGTAACTTGTAAATAACCAATCTAATCTATAGATACTCCATAGAGTTGGATTGGATTggttttggtttggtttggtccAAGGATCGATTTCATCCaaacttatttttttaactaGATTAAATAATCCaatcaattttatttaaatatatgtcatatccatttttttcaataatatcATTTAgagaaaaaatagaagaaaacgtgaaaaaaaaagagaaatggaACAGAGAACGTGAAAACGGGAAAAAATGTGACAAACGGAAAAAAAACGTGgagaaccaaaaaaaaaacacgaatAAATGAAATAGACTGAAAACTGACAAGcgcaaaacatgaaaaacatgaaaatggaaAAGCGGAAAAAGTACGGTGTTCTAAACTCTAGTATAATATAATTGCTATTCGTACATGTTCTTTTGAACGAACAACTTGTACCTATTTTTTTGAACGGACTATTTGTACATGTTTGATATAATTGCActagtattttattttctataaatGACCACAATATAAAAAATGAGGTTGATTTCAGTTTAATTATAACTAATATATAttcttctttttcaaatttagacGACTTTAACATTTGCTGAATACTAAATTTTTAAGGTATTTCAAAATTGAACAATAATTAGTTAATTCAAATGGAAAgttcaattttaatttgaatttgaaataagATAATTGTTGTGTTAAACTTGGTGAAATCAACAAATTCTTAGAAAACTATAAACCGAAATAGTTGACCAACATAATATTGTAGATTACACAAATCTTTCGCAACTAAGTGCTCTTATTTGTATTTATTATTCACGTTTTCCCAATTTTTTTCTgctttttatgtttttccgtTTTCTTTGCTTTTAATTTCTTTCTGTTTTTCCGTTTTCTACGTTTTTCCGTTTTTCACAAACTATTTACTCTAACCATCAAAATCTCACAATTTTCTTTAAGGTTTAGTTTGGATTGATTATTAACCGGTTAAATTAACCAATCCATAACCAATCCAATAGAacaaataaattagtaaattagttatttttaggttggattggattggattaaaACCATTGGATTGGTTATTTTTTAACACTCCTAAATGCAGCTGCTTAATGTTAGACATATTCAACTCCTACCTAACCTTTATCTAATTGTTACTAACATAAGCTTATTATCTTATTATGCATATCCTTTTATATATGTAAGGGTTAATGTACAAAACCTAAACATATGGCCTCTAACTCAGTTGTTGGCAATGCAGACTGAGCTTGTGGGAGGAGATCACAAGTTTGATTCTCACTAAATACATCTGCAAGGAACTGTGATTAAGCCCCAATAAGAACTATCTCAATGAGTCACAACTTCAGCTCGCTGTTCGGTAGAGGGAGTTAAGCATGAAGTAGCAATGGAAGATTTAGGACCATGCGAGGCGGCGATAGTTAGCCCTTCAGGGATGGAAGATGAGGCACCTACATTAGGGTTCTCGACCCTTGAGAGGTATTCGAGGCTTCGAACCCCTAGGAGAGACTCTAGGTTCTCATCTTCTCATAGGCTTCCTTGGTTGCAGCACGCCAAACAAGCATAGTTTCATACATAAGTCATGTTAGGTACTGCACAAACAGGAAAAGGAAAGTAAATTAAAAGGATCGCCCAAAAGAGGAGACATACCTGCAAGCAACTTATTAAACCGAGACGACCCTTCGAGAGCCACTCTCCCCTTCTTCGTCTGAAAGAAGAAGGCCTTAACCTTCCGCAGATGATAAAAAAACTCATCCTGCGTGAAGGACCAATCAATAGAGATCAGGTGCCAACAGAGTTTGTCCTCCTCAACAGTAAGTTCCCCTAATTCAGGCTAGGAGGAATTATTGACAGGGTCATTATTCATGAGGTACGGAAAGAAAAACCCTTAGGGTATATGACCCCTTGCAATGGCCTCCCATGTTCATTCTTCAATATGCGTATCCAAAACCAATATGATTTAAAATCCTTCACACTAGAGCTCTTACTAATAATGAGGCATCCGTTCGAAGTGGGATTTACTAAACCAAAAATCGTCATCCAAGTCCTCTAAGGCCGGGGTCCACAGATGACGAAAAAGGGACCTAGTGAAAACCACATCAAAATCTTCGCACAGTTTGACTAAGGATAACAAATCCAGCTAGTCATTTGGAGAAACCTAGGCTGGACAAAGGTTGAAGTTATTAAGGACATTTAATACGTCGTTAGAAAAGGGTAGCCTGGgactttattaaaataaaattctgTAAAAGCCTATATGGCTTTTAAGAGCTTGCGTGATCACCTCGTTAGGGCTGGGTAGCACCGCCTTTAGCCGACCAAATTCAGAGTGTTTGGAGGTCACTTGGGCGAGAGGAAACTCGTCTAAGAGGGAAGCCTGCTCAAAATTCTTAGGTTTTAGGATAAGAGTTTTCTTAGGCTTGCTGGTCGAGGGGTCGGTAGAAGCTAGTTTCTTTTTCGGAGCCGTAATAGAAGAAAATACTTACTTGAGCGGAAAAATTAGGTCGTCGGGATTGAAGAAAGCACATATGATACCTTAAGGATTATTCCATGGAAACATCATTAACACGTGGATCAATGTCACCTCTCGGATCTGGAGAACATATAGTGACCGCTCAATCTAGGAAGGGAATATTCCTTATAATGTGAATGAAACCGTTTAGCCACGTGTAAGAATCCCTACCATCCATCCATACAACCGTACGGTTAGAATAAGAGCAACTGTTGGATCAATATTATTTAAAGGATAAAAGACAAAGAGCAGTGTGTGCCGTCTGACATACTAGAGTTCCAAAAATCGTATGCCCAATGAAACCTAACCACCTAGAAGAACTGTGCTACATGGTAGGGTCCACCACCTCACGACGTCACATACCGAGCCTCACAGAAACAACCATAGGCTGATGCGTGTCTTGTGACTCATCGGGATACATTCTCAAAATGACAAAAACTACCCTTAATAGCCACTATAAATAGAAAATGTATATTACATATACAAGATACGGAAATACATAACTAGTATAAATACTCTTAATACCTTCAATGATTCTTCAATTTTTGCTAATTTAAATATCAGATCAGGTTTGCCGGATATCGATCCCTCTCTGACCTGCTATTATTCTTGTCTCAGACCAACAGAAGAAAGATCTATAATACTATTTGAATACAAAGATACTAGTGTGTTTAAAATTTTAGATATAAACATGATGCTTTGTGGTGATTTAGTGAGTTTCGCTCTTATTTAGAGGAAGTGGTTATTATGGACTTTACAACGAAGTTATTTGAAAGTTATACTAATAGGCTAGCCCAATATCAACGACAAATCCAACCCAATTAATGAAAATGGCCTATAGCCAGAAGTTTCAATTTGGATTTAGTTTTCAAGAGCTGAATATTACTCTGAATTGGAAACGCTGCGTTTGGTTGTCGATTGCTTCTTCTCTTCAACCCCAAAGTCCGAGCAATATGATTAGAATTCATTGGAATGGTAAGCTGACTTTACATATTACACAAGATTGATTTCACCTTCTTCCACTTGGGTGGCCGCTGAAATTTAGACCGTTTTCCGCTTCCTCTCCACTGCAATCGAGAAGGAAGAAACCCGTAATAGTACTCGAAGAAACCAGCTGATAGacaactcaaggcgaaatctcttCACTCCAATGATTACCCCCATGCAGCCTGACGCCTGGGGGGCTCCAGCCACCCCGACGCTGGAGCTGCGTGGGGGTAATTTCTGATTTCCAGAAATTAGGCACCGCTGCCTATTCATCTCCTTCTCCACAGAGAAGGAGATAGGTTAATTAAGTCCAGCCTAGCCCATTTGGCTGGGCTgggcttttttttttaatttgcccagactcaaaacgacgtcgttttggtctggggcaaattaaataaaataaaagagatcaGGAGATCCCTGATCTCTTTTATGTTTTCAAATTTGCCCAtgcccaaaacgacgtcgttttgtatCTGggcaaattgaaaaataaaaagggaTTGGGATCAGGATATCGATCCCAATCCCTTCTCCTTCCCAGCTCTCTTCTATTTTGAGAGAGCTGTATGCCCGCCTCCTCCCCccatttcttttaattttactTCTCCCCCTCCTCTCCTCCTTCAATTTCCGGCCGGCCATCTTCTCCTCCTTCAATTTCCGCCACCGGCCACAACCACAACAAGGTAAGTtctcttgtttttttttaaaaattaaaattaggtttattttttttagggtttttaatttgtgaaattaatttaGGGATATGAATTAAACTTGTTCATTTAggtgaaattaattaaaggtttTGATTGGAGTCCAATCACAGGTGATTTCGTTTTTTTATTCAACTTTTCATTATGATCTGTTTTGTGTTGATGATATTTGGCTTATGCGATTTCCATCTTCAATTGATTTGGACGATCGGATACGTGAGGAGCTGGATTCGCTTTCATTTCTTGTTTTTAGTATATGCTTTGTGTTCTTCGCTAATTCTCTCTTGCTTCCTCGCTTCCCTTAAGTTCCATTTTGCTCTGTTCTGGTGTTTTCCGTTTTGCTGCGTTCCGATTTTCTGCGTTTCCGTTTTTGTCTCTGGTAATTTATTAGTTAATTCATATTCATTTGAGATTTGCTCAAGTTAATTCCGTTTTATCTCAAGTTCATTCATATTCCGATTTGCTCTGTTCAGGTGCTTCCCGTTTttgctaagtttgatttgaCTTGATGTTGTCTTTtgatattgtttttttatttaagtttatactttTCTTCGTTGATTTTCTGGTTAATTATGCATTGTTTTCTTGATGAGGAAAATTAACTAGCGTTCTAGTTAGCTCTTGATTTATAAATCAAGatacatatatttgaatttGAGATAGAATATCTTCTGACAGTATTTGTAGATCTATTTTCTTGTGAAAGAGAATAATATTTCATATGCTTTATCTGATGACGGAATTAGCTTAACTACTATGAGCTTATTATTACTTCCGAACAAAAATATTTGCTTATTATGTTGCtgtgttgttttttattttcttcttgtttcatattgttgatgtttatgtaaTTGATAGTACAGTAAGTTGGAACTTCgttttctctttgttttacTATGTTAAAACTTTACTAGAACCATCAAGCAATGTATCAGTTGCTACCAACGTAAAAGGAGTGTGGTGTTGTGGGTTCATTCCCCCACCATCTCCAAAGTTAGCAAAAAGGCCTCAAATTTATCTGAAAAAAATTCACTAGAATGATACGCTGTACTAATTTGTAATTTCCTGCTCAGGTTTGTTTTTTTACCATCCTAAACTCTTCCATGGGAAAAAAGAAAGCAGACGAGGCTGGTGCAGCTCCTAAAACTAAGCCAAACAGCAAAGATGTGAAGAAAGAGAAAATCTCATTCACAGCTATGCTTTCTAGCATGGACCAGAAACCAGAGAAACCTAAAAAGGCATCAACTTCTTCAAAGCCAAAGGCTCCAAAAGTTTCATCTTATACTGATGGAATTGATCTGCCACCTTCTGATGAAGAGGAAGATAATGCCTCTGATGAAGTGAAAGAGCAAGCTGAGTCAAAGAGACAATTAATTAGACAGCAAAGGAATGAAGGCAAATCACTTGAGCTCTCCGTAACAGATAAAGAACTCAAGAAACGAGAAAAAAAAGACATGCTAGCTGCTTATGCCATAGAGCAGGCAAAAAGAGAGGCCCTTAAGGATGACCATGATGCATTTACTGTTGTTATTGGTAGCAAGGCTTCTGTTCTTGATGGCGAAGACAATGCAGATGCTAATGTCAAggatattacaattgataattTCTCTGTCTCGGCACGGGGAAAAGAACTCTTAAAGAATGCTTCAGTGAAGATATCTCATGGAAAGAGATATGGCTTGGTTGGGCCTAATGGAAAAGGCAAGTCTACCCTGTTAAAGCTTCTTGCTTGGCGGAAGATTCCAGTTCCTAGAAATATAGATGTACTTCTAGTTGAACAAGAGGTTGTTGGTGATGATAAAACTGCTCTCCAAGCAGTCGTTGCAGCCAACGAAGAGCTACTCAAGCTTCGGCAAGAAGTTGCATCTTTGCAAAATTTACCTTTGGCAGATGGTGATGGAGATGGAGATGATTCAAATGGAAATGATGCTGGAGAGAAGCTTGCAGAATTATACGAGAAATTGCAGATCTTGGGGTCTGATGCTGCTGAGGCTCAGGCATCAAAGATTCTGGCTGGTTTGGGTTTCACCAAGGATATGCAAGGCCGCCCTACCAAGTCATTTAGTGGTGGGTGGAGGATGAGAATTTCATTGGCTAGGGCACTTTTTGTGCAACCAACTCTTTTATTGTTGGATGAGCCTACAAATCACCTTGACCTCCGGGCTGTTCTCTGGCTAGAGGAGTACTTGTGTAGGTGGAAGAAAACCCTTGTCGTTGTTTCTCATGATAGGGATTTCCTCAACACAGTATGCACTGAAATTATACATCTTCATGACATGAAGCTTCATTTCTACCGTGGCAattttgatgattttgaaactGGGTATGAGCAGCGTCGCAAAGAGATGAACAAGAAGTTCGAAATATATGATAAGCAGGTGAAAGCTGCCAAGAGATCAGGAAACCGTGCTCAGCAGGAGAAGGTTAAAGATCGTGCAAAATTCGCAGCTGCTAAGGAAGCATCTAAGGGCAAGGCAAAGGGCAAGGCAGATGAAGATGAGCCCCTGGCAGAGGCTCCCAGGAAGTGGAAAGATTACAGTGTGGAGTTCCACTTCCCTGAACCTACAGAGCTAACACCACCTCTTATGCAGCTAATTGAAGTCAGCTTCAGTTATCCAAACCGCGAGGATTTCAGGCTCTCAAATGTCGATGTGGGCATTGATATGGGAACCCGTGTGGCCATTGTTGGGCCCAATGGCGCTGGAAAATCTACTTTACTTAACCTGCTTGCTGGTGATTTGGTACCGGATGAGGGTGAAGTTAGACGAAGTCAGAAGTTACGAATTGGGCGGTACTCGCAGCACTTTGTAGACCTATTGACAATGGATGAAA
The window above is part of the Euphorbia lathyris chromosome 3, ddEupLath1.1, whole genome shotgun sequence genome. Proteins encoded here:
- the LOC136222219 gene encoding ABC transporter F family member 4; protein product: MGKKKADEAGAAPKTKPNSKDVKKEKISFTAMLSSMDQKPEKPKKASTSSKPKAPKVSSYTDGIDLPPSDEEEDNASDEVKEQAESKRQLIRQQRNEGKSLELSVTDKELKKREKKDMLAAYAIEQAKREALKDDHDAFTVVIGSKASVLDGEDNADANVKDITIDNFSVSARGKELLKNASVKISHGKRYGLVGPNGKGKSTLLKLLAWRKIPVPRNIDVLLVEQEVVGDDKTALQAVVAANEELLKLRQEVASLQNLPLADGDGDGDDSNGNDAGEKLAELYEKLQILGSDAAEAQASKILAGLGFTKDMQGRPTKSFSGGWRMRISLARALFVQPTLLLLDEPTNHLDLRAVLWLEEYLCRWKKTLVVVSHDRDFLNTVCTEIIHLHDMKLHFYRGNFDDFETGYEQRRKEMNKKFEIYDKQVKAAKRSGNRAQQEKVKDRAKFAAAKEASKGKAKGKADEDEPLAEAPRKWKDYSVEFHFPEPTELTPPLMQLIEVSFSYPNREDFRLSNVDVGIDMGTRVAIVGPNGAGKSTLLNLLAGDLVPDEGEVRRSQKLRIGRYSQHFVDLLTMDETPVQYLLRLHPDQEGLSKQEAVRAKLGKFGLPSHNHLTPIAKLSGGQKSRVVFTSISMSNPHILMLDEPTNHLDMQSIDALADALDEFTGGVVLVSHDSRLISRVCDDEEKSEIWVVENGTVRNFPGTFDEYKEELQREIKAEVDD